The Mucilaginibacter mallensis genome has a segment encoding these proteins:
- a CDS encoding nucleoside triphosphate hydrolase, with product MQNDSIQVKGLQKSYRQLNALKGVDFEGEKRSIFALPGSNAADKTATMLP from the coding sequence ATGCAAAACGACTCGATCCAGGTGAAAGGACTGCAAAAGTCCTACAGGCAGCTTAATGCCCTGAAGGGCGTAGATTTCGAGGGCGAAAAGCGCAGTATTTTCGCCCTGCCTGGCTCCAACGCTGCGGACAAGACAGCGACTATGTTGCCTTAA
- a CDS encoding PP2C family protein-serine/threonine phosphatase: MQLDNDRSGEAELIRLLLKRQSELNSLLEVTRAINKNTATPVLIQMLEVILQNYLQIGRFRFLIQQDDSFACISKYGGVIEPVSALHRACISFKKIKVPTPVSSHSNSVLKQYDYFIPIYHKSKAIAFALIGNFNTSAEMVSNDLTFIQTLINVILVALENKKLFKERLQSERFQREMELAVEVQNMLVPVRIHKDKGVEIDARYLPHQNIGGDYFDFIRLNEHEFLWCIADVSGKGISAALLMANFQASLHAWATVENDLINIVERLNKIVLNNTKGERFITLFIAKYDEKTRLLNYINAGHNPSILYSKGEAVQLKLGTTMLGVFEELPFINQGEIDIDPESLLFNYTDGLMDYEYQGVKSWNEDKLLKFLLQHGEQSPDHFNQNLLDHIKVVTKGKAIDDITLLTLRIF; this comes from the coding sequence ATGCAATTGGATAACGATCGCTCAGGCGAGGCTGAACTCATACGGTTGCTGCTTAAACGGCAGTCTGAATTAAACTCCTTATTGGAAGTGACCCGGGCAATCAATAAAAATACCGCCACCCCGGTATTGATCCAAATGCTTGAAGTTATTTTACAAAACTACCTGCAGATCGGCAGGTTCCGGTTCCTGATACAACAAGACGACAGTTTTGCATGCATCTCAAAATATGGTGGTGTAATTGAACCGGTAAGCGCCTTACACCGGGCCTGTATTAGTTTCAAAAAAATAAAGGTCCCTACGCCGGTATCCAGTCATAGCAATAGCGTGCTTAAGCAATACGATTACTTTATTCCCATATATCATAAAAGCAAAGCCATAGCATTCGCGCTAATCGGCAACTTCAATACCTCGGCCGAAATGGTCAGTAACGATCTCACCTTTATCCAAACGCTCATAAATGTAATACTGGTAGCATTAGAGAATAAAAAACTCTTTAAAGAGCGCCTGCAATCAGAACGTTTTCAGCGCGAGATGGAGCTTGCTGTTGAAGTGCAGAACATGCTGGTGCCCGTGCGCATACACAAGGACAAAGGTGTTGAGATTGATGCCCGATACCTGCCCCACCAAAACATTGGCGGCGATTATTTCGACTTTATCCGCCTTAATGAGCATGAGTTTTTGTGGTGCATTGCCGATGTGTCAGGCAAAGGGATCTCGGCGGCATTGCTGATGGCCAATTTCCAGGCCAGCCTGCATGCCTGGGCCACGGTGGAAAATGACTTGATAAACATTGTTGAGCGATTGAACAAAATAGTGCTTAATAACACCAAGGGTGAAAGGTTTATCACCCTCTTTATAGCCAAATATGATGAAAAAACCCGCCTGCTTAATTATATAAACGCGGGCCATAACCCCTCTATATTATACTCAAAAGGCGAGGCCGTGCAACTTAAGCTGGGCACTACCATGCTGGGCGTTTTTGAGGAATTGCCTTTTATAAATCAGGGCGAAATAGATATCGACCCCGAAAGTCTGCTCTTTAATTACACCGACGGCCTTATGGACTACGAATACCAGGGCGTTAAAAGCTGGAACGAAGACAAACTGTTAAAATTCCTGCTGCAACATGGCGAGCAATCGCCAGATCATTTTAACCAAAACCTGCTTGATCATATAAAGGTGGTTACCAAGGGTAAGGCTATTGATGATATCACTTTGCTTACGTTACGGATATTTTGA
- a CDS encoding ribonuclease HII, with amino-acid sequence MLLARYQHEFIEAGCDEAGRGCLAGPVFAAAVILPDDFDHHLLNDSKQLTEAVRYKLRAEIEQKAIAYAVASVDNHEIDEINILNASFLAMHRAIAKLHLKPQFLIIDGNRFNKYADTPHHCIVEGDAKYFSIAAASILAKTYRDDYMKKIAAEHPEYDWHSNKGYPTIKHREMVLKIGYTPYHRRTFRVSDPQLSIF; translated from the coding sequence ATGTTATTAGCCAGGTACCAGCATGAGTTTATTGAAGCAGGCTGTGATGAAGCAGGTCGCGGTTGCCTTGCCGGGCCTGTATTTGCCGCTGCCGTAATATTACCTGATGATTTTGACCACCATTTGCTGAATGATTCCAAACAGCTTACCGAAGCAGTAAGATATAAACTTAGGGCCGAGATAGAACAAAAAGCCATAGCGTATGCCGTTGCATCGGTTGATAATCATGAGATCGATGAGATCAACATTCTCAACGCCTCTTTCCTGGCTATGCACCGGGCTATTGCCAAACTGCATTTAAAGCCACAATTTTTGATTATTGATGGTAACCGCTTTAACAAATACGCTGATACCCCACATCACTGCATAGTGGAGGGCGACGCTAAATATTTCAGCATTGCGGCAGCATCCATCCTGGCTAAAACTTACCGCGATGATTATATGAAAAAAATCGCTGCCGAACATCCGGAATACGACTGGCACAGCAACAAGGGCTATCCAACCATAAAACACCGCGAAATGGTTTTAAAAATAGGTTATACGCCCTATCATCGCCGCACTTTCCGTGTAAGCGACCCTCAGCTAAGTATTTTTTAA
- a CDS encoding glycosyltransferase family 4 protein has translation MKILILASRVPFPQNGGYQIVVYNTIKGLVDLGHEVSVVALKTKKHYETSEPDDELISKINYRAYNIDINVSVFEVAMNLFSKTSFNINKYYDPGFERLLAVEVRNNAYDIIQFDGLMMSLYLAAVRKNSGAKLVYRAHNIENQVWQRLAEQKNDPFKKSYLKMHARRIKNYELEQLNKFDAITVFTEQDKTTLTGYGTKIPIDILPVGLNMDKYRPDYNKTEVPSLFFLGSLDWLPNREGIEWFLDNFLKEFVEGELPVRFYVAGNDIPERFDDYEVMGKVFIQGEVDDALEFVNSKSIMIVPLLSSGGMRVKIVEGMAMEKCIISTSLGAEGINYTDGANILIANDSDEFFEAMKRCISDEEYCRGIGLNARKLIEQQHDVGVVTGRLVSLYQRLLPALMLG, from the coding sequence TTGAAAATTCTTATACTGGCTTCCCGTGTCCCATTTCCGCAAAATGGCGGATATCAGATTGTGGTATATAATACCATTAAAGGTCTGGTCGACTTAGGTCATGAGGTATCTGTAGTAGCGCTTAAAACAAAAAAGCATTATGAAACCAGCGAGCCGGATGACGAGCTGATCAGCAAAATAAACTACCGGGCTTATAATATCGATATCAATGTTTCGGTATTTGAAGTTGCCATGAACCTATTCAGCAAAACCTCCTTCAATATTAATAAGTATTATGATCCGGGCTTTGAACGGCTACTAGCGGTTGAGGTTAGGAACAATGCCTATGATATTATCCAGTTTGATGGGCTGATGATGTCGTTATACCTTGCAGCAGTGCGTAAAAACTCCGGGGCCAAACTGGTTTACCGGGCACACAATATCGAAAACCAGGTATGGCAACGATTGGCCGAGCAAAAGAATGATCCCTTTAAAAAATCATATTTGAAGATGCACGCCCGGCGCATAAAAAATTATGAACTGGAGCAGCTCAATAAATTTGATGCCATAACCGTATTTACCGAGCAGGATAAAACCACCCTGACGGGGTACGGCACCAAAATACCCATTGATATTTTGCCGGTAGGTTTAAATATGGACAAATATCGTCCCGACTATAACAAAACCGAGGTGCCGAGTTTGTTCTTTCTCGGATCATTGGATTGGCTGCCTAATCGCGAGGGGATTGAATGGTTCCTGGATAATTTTTTAAAGGAATTTGTTGAGGGCGAATTGCCCGTAAGGTTTTATGTAGCCGGCAATGATATACCTGAACGTTTTGATGATTACGAGGTAATGGGCAAGGTATTTATACAAGGCGAGGTTGATGACGCGCTGGAATTTGTGAACAGCAAATCCATTATGATAGTGCCGCTTTTATCGAGTGGTGGCATGCGCGTAAAAATTGTGGAAGGCATGGCTATGGAAAAATGCATCATCTCCACATCGCTGGGCGCCGAGGGCATTAATTATACCGATGGTGCTAATATATTGATAGCCAATGATAGCGACGAATTCTTCGAGGCTATGAAGCGATGCATATCCGATGAGGAATATTGCCGCGGAATAGGTTTAAATGCCCGCAAGCTGATAGAG